The Treponema pectinovorum genome includes a window with the following:
- a CDS encoding MATE family efflux transporter, which produces MKAELSKKDEKFRNFALNANVMHVVLYVCLPIALYQSLTQIFKAFDTMIASNISAMAVSSVAYIGQIQIMLSALGSGLAVGASIKVSEAYGAGDYELVHRRVSTMVAMCAVLGIFLLAVFIPGATQFLRFMKTPEEFIQIGTTYFRIEIVALVITFFNNIYIAIERARGNSKRILYLNMGIVISKLTLTAIFVYVYHLGVTSIAIATVISQVTVLFAAAYNMSRKNNLFSFSVKAISIKKEIINPMLLLSFPVILEKMAFAMGKVIVNSMCTVYGPKTVGALGISNNIGGITTMPQNGFQEGASAVISQNRGGKKFERTVQAFWCVLLCNLILGVVLMTVSLICLEQISHFFAGKDTDFQEMIKMIYRYEAWGAIPLGVNASVLALFYGYGKTRITLLINFCRIFLFRVPVLIFLQKCTSYGTESAGIVMGVSNILTGILAVILGIPALHNIKKNYQSD; this is translated from the coding sequence ATGAAAGCAGAATTATCAAAAAAAGATGAAAAATTTCGCAACTTTGCATTGAATGCAAATGTAATGCATGTAGTTTTATATGTTTGTCTGCCAATCGCTTTGTATCAAAGCCTTACGCAAATTTTTAAGGCTTTTGACACGATGATTGCGTCAAACATAAGTGCAATGGCTGTTTCTTCGGTTGCATATATCGGACAAATACAGATAATGCTTTCTGCGTTGGGCAGCGGTCTTGCAGTTGGTGCGAGCATAAAAGTGAGCGAAGCGTATGGTGCTGGCGATTATGAACTTGTTCACAGGCGAGTTTCTACGATGGTAGCAATGTGCGCTGTTTTGGGAATTTTTCTTTTAGCTGTTTTTATTCCTGGGGCAACTCAGTTTTTAAGATTTATGAAGACTCCAGAAGAGTTCATCCAAATTGGAACAACATATTTTAGAATAGAAATCGTCGCTCTTGTAATCACTTTTTTTAACAATATCTATATTGCAATAGAACGCGCAAGGGGAAATTCAAAACGAATTCTCTATCTAAACATGGGGATAGTAATTTCAAAACTTACATTAACCGCAATTTTTGTTTATGTATATCATCTTGGTGTAACTTCAATAGCGATTGCAACCGTAATTTCTCAAGTAACAGTTCTTTTTGCTGCAGCATACAATATGAGCCGCAAAAACAATCTTTTTAGTTTTTCAGTAAAGGCAATTTCTATAAAAAAAGAAATAATAAATCCTATGCTTTTGCTATCTTTTCCTGTAATACTTGAAAAAATGGCCTTTGCAATGGGAAAAGTCATTGTAAATTCAATGTGCACAGTTTATGGACCAAAGACTGTAGGTGCACTTGGAATTTCCAACAACATTGGCGGAATTACAACAATGCCTCAAAATGGATTTCAAGAAGGAGCGAGTGCGGTTATAAGTCAAAATCGCGGAGGAAAAAAGTTTGAAAGAACAGTACAGGCTTTTTGGTGCGTATTGTTATGCAATCTCATTTTGGGCGTAGTTTTGATGACCGTGTCGCTGATTTGCCTTGAACAGATTTCTCATTTTTTTGCAGGTAAAGATACAGATTTTCAGGAAATGATAAAAATGATTTATCGCTATGAAGCTTGGGGCGCAATTCCACTTGGAGTAAATGCCAGCGTTTTGGCACTATTCTATGGTTACGGAAAAACAAGGATTACTTTGTTGATTAACTTCTGTCGAATTTTTTTGTTTAGAGTCCCTGTTTTAATATTTTTGCAGAAATGTACTTCTTATGGAACGGAAAGTGCGGGAATCGTAATGGGTGTGAGCAACATTTTAACTGGAATTTTGGCCGTTATTTTAGGTATTCCTGCGTTACACAACATAAAAAAGAATTATCAAAGCGATTAG